In a single window of the Leptospiraceae bacterium genome:
- the pheS gene encoding phenylalanine--tRNA ligase subunit alpha: MNLLNELNAILNEAKEVLPTSKSEADLDTNKNLFVGKKGKLTGVMKGLGALSPEEKKTIGARANEVSKEIEEIVTSLKQKIKLDFYDNELKNEEFDLLRPLHDKDTGSLHPLSRIQYEVEDIFTSMGFQIMDGPEVETDYNNFEALNFTADHPARDMQDTFYTKDGNLLRTHTSAIQVRALRNLKPPFRIIAPGRVFRYEEVDASHENTFYQIEGMVIDKDVSTANLIYTMNVLLTEIFKREVKVRLRPGYFPFVEPGFELDISCMVCGGSGCSVCKHSGWVELLPCGLVHPNVIQFAGLDPKVWKGFAFGLGLDRLVMMRYAINDIRYIHSGNLRFLKQFV; this comes from the coding sequence ATGAATTTATTGAACGAACTAAACGCAATATTAAACGAAGCAAAAGAGGTATTACCCACTTCTAAGTCCGAAGCTGATTTGGATACAAATAAGAATTTATTTGTAGGAAAGAAAGGAAAGCTCACTGGTGTAATGAAAGGTCTTGGAGCACTCAGTCCAGAAGAAAAAAAGACGATAGGCGCACGAGCAAATGAGGTCTCCAAAGAAATAGAAGAAATCGTTACTTCCTTAAAGCAAAAAATCAAATTAGACTTCTATGACAATGAACTCAAGAACGAAGAGTTTGACCTGCTTCGCCCTTTGCATGACAAAGACACCGGCAGCCTACACCCGCTTAGCCGCATTCAGTATGAAGTGGAAGATATTTTTACTTCGATGGGTTTTCAAATTATGGACGGACCAGAAGTAGAGACCGACTATAACAACTTTGAAGCTTTAAATTTTACTGCCGATCATCCAGCCCGCGATATGCAAGATACATTTTATACTAAGGATGGAAATCTTCTTCGCACTCATACTTCGGCGATTCAAGTGCGTGCTCTGCGTAATCTCAAGCCTCCCTTTCGCATCATAGCACCCGGTCGTGTGTTTCGTTATGAAGAAGTAGATGCTTCCCACGAAAATACATTTTACCAAATCGAAGGAATGGTAATTGATAAAGATGTATCAACGGCTAATCTCATTTATACGATGAATGTCCTCTTAACCGAAATTTTCAAACGAGAAGTAAAAGTCAGGCTTCGTCCCGGTTACTTCCCATTTGTCGAGCCCGGTTTTGAATTAGATATTTCCTGCATGGTTTGTGGTGGAAGCGGTTGCTCTGTATGTAAACATTCCGGCTGGGTTGAACTTCTACCTTGTGGTCTTGTGCATCCTAACGTAATTCAATTTGCGGGTCTTGATCCGAAGGTATGGAAGGGATTTGCGTTTGGTCTAGGACTTGACAGACTTGTGATGATGCGTTATGCGATCAACGATATACGATATATCCATTCTGGGAATTTGAGATTTTTGAAACAGTTTGTGTGA
- a CDS encoding UDP-N-acetylmuramate--alanine ligase, with translation MNIYMIGIGGIAMGNLAFMLKQAGHNVSGSDHKLYPPMSDKLKEWGLHTYEGFDGANLGNPDLVIIGNAISRGNPEVEEVLNRGLDYMSMPQAIGNFFLKHKKVIVIAGTHGKTTTTFLTHHILKEAGWKPGLFAGGIRKDGSPGFELGEGEYFVIEGDEYDSAFFDKSSKFLHYRPHFLALTSLDFDHADIFENLDAIKVMFKRLLSLVPSKGKVFYWAGSKNLRELCENFKHAPVAPYEIGEEYSMLRLSSESGIRKAYSVETGKELNSPLIGMHNFRNTEVAVNVCKAAGLSEEAIFKGIESFPGVKRRQDILFQSVNAVVMEDFAHHPVAIEETVKAVKKAYPEYKIISLFEPRSATSHRNVFQKEFAESFRKSDLAIITEVFNLDKVDKKNRLDVKKLVKEIPKRSKIERALYAKNTQDLLLKLSEELKAFSKEKIVVLAMSNGAFGGIYPELIEMVKILKITTDEHG, from the coding sequence ATGAACATTTACATGATTGGAATTGGCGGAATCGCCATGGGAAATCTTGCCTTTATGTTAAAACAAGCCGGGCATAATGTAAGTGGTTCCGATCACAAACTCTATCCGCCCATGTCAGACAAATTAAAAGAATGGGGACTTCACACTTACGAAGGCTTTGATGGGGCTAATCTTGGTAATCCCGATTTGGTAATTATTGGCAATGCTATTTCTCGTGGGAATCCAGAAGTAGAAGAAGTTCTCAATCGTGGGCTGGATTATATGAGTATGCCGCAAGCAATCGGAAATTTCTTTTTAAAACACAAAAAAGTAATCGTGATTGCAGGAACCCACGGAAAGACTACGACTACTTTTCTTACCCATCATATTCTAAAAGAAGCAGGATGGAAGCCCGGATTATTTGCAGGTGGAATTCGAAAAGATGGAAGTCCTGGATTTGAACTCGGTGAAGGGGAATACTTTGTGATCGAAGGCGACGAATACGATTCTGCTTTCTTTGATAAGTCTTCTAAGTTTTTACATTACCGTCCTCATTTTCTTGCATTGACTTCTCTTGACTTTGACCATGCAGATATTTTTGAAAACCTAGATGCCATCAAGGTAATGTTTAAGCGGCTACTCAGCCTAGTCCCCTCAAAAGGAAAAGTATTTTACTGGGCAGGCTCTAAGAACCTAAGAGAGTTATGTGAGAACTTTAAACATGCTCCTGTTGCTCCCTATGAAATTGGCGAAGAATATTCGATGCTTCGGCTTAGCTCTGAAAGCGGTATACGAAAAGCATATTCAGTAGAGACAGGCAAAGAATTAAACAGTCCTTTGATTGGGATGCATAATTTTAGAAATACAGAAGTAGCAGTAAATGTATGTAAGGCGGCAGGTCTTTCAGAAGAAGCCATATTCAAAGGTATCGAAAGTTTCCCCGGCGTAAAGAGAAGACAGGATATTCTTTTTCAATCGGTGAATGCAGTTGTGATGGAAGACTTTGCTCATCACCCTGTTGCAATTGAAGAAACTGTTAAAGCGGTTAAGAAGGCTTATCCGGAATACAAAATCATCAGCCTATTTGAACCAAGAAGTGCAACGTCACATCGAAATGTTTTTCAAAAGGAATTTGCAGAGAGCTTTCGTAAATCTGATCTCGCCATCATAACAGAAGTATTTAACCTAGATAAAGTAGACAAAAAGAATCGACTCGATGTAAAGAAATTAGTCAAAGAAATTCCTAAACGGTCAAAGATCGAAAGGGCACTCTATGCAAAGAATACTCAGGATTTGCTCCTAAAACTTTCCGAAGAGCTAAAAGCATTCTCAAAAGAAAAAATAGTAGTGCTCGCCATGTCCAACGGCGCCTTCGGTGGAATCTATCCTGAATTAATAGAAATGGTGAAAATTTTAAAGATTACCACGGATGAACACGGATGA